One Bacteroidota bacterium genomic window carries:
- a CDS encoding TM0996/MTH895 family glutaredoxin-like protein, which yields MNIKILGTGCPKCKTLEKLTREVVEANGINATITKVEDIVDIMKYNIMSTPALVVNEKVEIKGRVPSTEEIKQVLMKSI from the coding sequence ATGAATATTAAAATTCTGGGTACTGGTTGCCCTAAGTGCAAAACACTTGAAAAGTTGACCCGTGAGGTGGTAGAAGCGAATGGTATAAATGCTACGATTACCAAGGTAGAAGACATTGTAGACATTATGAAGTACAATATTATGAGCACTCCGGCTCTGGTAGTAAACGAAAAAGTAGAGATAAAAGGCCGTGTCCCTTCGACTGAGGAAATAAAACAGGTACTAATGAAATCAATTTGA
- a CDS encoding winged helix-turn-helix transcriptional regulator, producing MEIIKEKYYTDQQEKVSRYAKALSHPVRVFILDYLAKNTNKCCYSGDMAEELPIARSTLSEHLKELKKAGLIQGEINPPYIKYCINRENWEEARRIFGEFFKS from the coding sequence ATGGAAATTATAAAAGAAAAGTATTACACCGACCAGCAGGAGAAAGTGTCCCGGTATGCAAAAGCCTTGTCGCACCCTGTGCGGGTTTTTATACTCGATTACCTCGCAAAAAACACCAATAAATGTTGCTATAGTGGCGATATGGCCGAAGAATTGCCCATTGCACGTTCGACACTCTCTGAACATTTAAAAGAATTAAAAAAAGCCGGGCTTATTCAGGGTGAAATAAACCCTCCCTACATTAAATACTGTATCAACCGCGAGAATTGGGAAGAAGCTAGAAGAATATTTGGTGAGTTTTTTAAATCTTAG
- a CDS encoding Crp/Fnr family transcriptional regulator, translated as MSNYFSLNQYINKFIHLSEEEFGALESILTSRKICKKEHFIEINKVCTKVIFIDKGYFRFYHFDTNGNEITSDFYFAPTFITSYTSFITASPSFVNVQAMEDMEVLEFSKNDLLDLYNRYPKIERLGRLIAESIAINSEEHLFLLLNQTAETRYKRLLERYPQYVNTIPLQYIASYLGITKETLSRMRKSLS; from the coding sequence ATGTCGAATTATTTTTCTTTGAATCAATATATTAACAAGTTTATCCATTTGTCTGAAGAGGAATTTGGTGCACTTGAAAGTATTTTGACTTCAAGAAAAATTTGTAAGAAAGAGCATTTTATCGAAATCAATAAGGTGTGCACGAAGGTTATTTTTATCGACAAGGGCTATTTTCGTTTTTACCATTTCGATACAAACGGCAACGAAATTACCAGTGATTTTTATTTTGCCCCTACGTTTATTACCTCCTACACAAGTTTTATTACCGCAAGCCCTTCTTTTGTAAATGTGCAGGCAATGGAAGATATGGAGGTGCTTGAGTTTTCGAAAAACGACCTGCTGGACCTCTATAACCGATATCCAAAAATTGAACGCCTGGGGAGATTAATAGCCGAATCCATTGCCATAAATTCCGAAGAACACTTGTTTTTGCTATTGAATCAAACAGCAGAAACGCGGTACAAACGACTCCTGGAAAGATACCCGCAATATGTCAATACTATCCCCTTGCAATACATTGCCTCCTACCTGGGTATTACAAAAGAAACCTTAAGCCGGATGCGAAAAAGTCTCAGCTGA